In Mycobacteriales bacterium, the following are encoded in one genomic region:
- a CDS encoding isoprenylcysteine carboxylmethyltransferase family protein, translating into MIALIVLLLLRVRAFRGHAMHDPWLAGVGVALFVMGLTLAIWARLFLGRNWGAPMSEKDNPELVTTGPYRWIRNPIYSGLILAMIGTATAVSVSWLAVVA; encoded by the coding sequence GTGATCGCGCTGATCGTCCTGCTGCTTCTCCGGGTGCGCGCATTTCGCGGGCATGCGATGCATGATCCGTGGTTGGCGGGCGTCGGCGTTGCTCTGTTCGTCATGGGATTGACCCTCGCGATCTGGGCGCGGCTCTTCCTCGGTCGCAACTGGGGCGCTCCGATGTCGGAGAAGGACAACCCCGAACTCGTCACGACGGGTCCCTACCGCTGGATCCGAAACCCCATTTACTCGGGCCTCATCCTCGCCATGATCGGCACAGCCACCGCGGTGAGCGTCTCCTGGCTCGCGGTTGTCGCG